The genomic region agggagCTGGTGGTgaggaacctgtgtgtgtgtgtgtgtgtgtgtgtagagggagCTGGTGGTgaggaacctgtgtgtgtgtgtgtgtgtgtgtgtgtgtgtgtgtgtgtgtgtgtagagggagCTGGTGGTgaggaacctgtgtgtgtgtgtgtgtgtgtgtgtgtgtagagggagCTGGTGGTgaggaacctgtgtgtgtgtgtgtagagggagCTGGTGGTgaggaacctgtgtgtgtgtgtgtgtgtgtgtgtgtgtgtgtgtgtgtgtgtgtgtgtgtatagagggaGCTGGTGGTgaggaacctgtgtgtgtgtgtgtagagggagCTGGTGGTgaggaacctgtgtgtgtgtgtgtgtgtgtgtgtgtgtgtagagggagCTGGTGGTgaggaacctgtgtgtgtgtgtgtgtgtgtgtagagggagCTGGTGGTgaggaacctgtgtgtgtgtgtgtatagagggaGCTGGTGGTgaggaacctgtgtgtgtgtgtgtgtgtgtgtagagggagCTGGTGGTgaggaacctgtgtgtgtgtgtgtagagggagCTGGTGGTgaggaacctgtgtgtgtgtgtgtgtgtgtgtgtgtagagggagCTGGTGGTgaggaacctgtgtgtgtgtgtgtgtgtgtgtagagggagCTGGTGGTgaggaacctgtgtgtgtgtgtgtgtgtgtgtagagggagCTGGTGGTgaggaacctgtgtgtgtgtgtgtgtgtgtgtagagggagCTGGTGGTgaggaacctgtgtgtgtgtgtgtgtgtgtgtagagggagCTGGTGGtgaggaacgtgtgtgtgtgtgtgtgtgtgtgtagagggagCTGGTGGTGAGGAACCTGTGTGTGTGATGGAGCTGTGTGGAGCTGCAGCTGTGCTGCTCTTCATGATGAGGGTGTGTTGGGGCTCGGAGCTGCATGTGGAGGTGAGAGCTGATACACCTGTCAGAAAACTCACACACTTCTGGAGGAGCACCGGCTTCTGgtgagaccacacacacacacacacacacactaatcattATTCATCTTATTCCCCACAAAACTGTTCAGGGTTCAGATCTCATTATTCAACACTGATAAAATGTCTAAAGTAATAATAAAGGGATTAAAGCATGTGTCGTCCTGATACGCTGAACTTTTCTCTGGGGTCAGGAAACACTTGTATaacatttatgaaaggagtctccagtgtcagaagaagaaacctttatttgtcacatgcacacttcaagcacagtgagattcatcctctgcatttaacccatctgaagcagtgaacacacacacacacacacacccagagcagtgggcagccacactacagcgcccggggagcagtcaggggttcggtaccttgctcaagggcacctcagcccaaggccgccccacgttaacctactgcatgtctttggactgtgggggaaaccggagcacccggaggaaacccacgcggacacggggagaacatgcaaactccacacagaaaggccctcgctggccacggggctcgaacccagaaccttcttgctgtgaggcgacagcactaaccactacaccaccgtgccacccagtgctTTTGCATTATTTTACTTGATTAACTTGAATAAacgtttacagctgctataacgaAAGTGACAACAGGACCTAACCTGTCTCACTTGGAATTatcaatggataaaaaaaaagataattattGGCAGTCTCTGCTTCATGACATCActgtcactcaggattttactgtaacaccaccacacacactgtttagtcctgattattatgATTTACTATttttctgcgtgtgtgtgtgtgtgtagccctcCACAGCCACACACCAGTGCTCACCTGTATGACCTGAGTAAAGACCAGCAGCTGAACCTGGCGCTGATCGGCTCTGTGCCACACGCAGGCCTGCAGCAGGTGAGGATCCACTGGCTGCTGGAGCTGCTTTCTGCACGGTGAGCGTGTGGCTGAACCTGGACTATAAACACACGGCACTTCTACAGTACACTACTCACTCTTATTACAGGGATAAACTGGAGGGGTAGCAGGACGCGATGCTGTCAAATGTCTAAAAAACTGTGAAcaggacagtggtgtgtgtgtgtgtttcaggattATAAATGGTGAATATCACTACAACTTCACGTACCTGGATGAGCTGATGGAGCTGCTGTGGCAGAACGGCCTGCAGCCCGGTGAGACCTCTCATCCTCCTCACACCTTTAACTTACCACTGAAACCTGaccttactgtgtgtgtgtgtgtgtgtgtgtgtgtgtgtgtcctgcagGCTTCGAGCTGATGGGCAGCGTCAACAACACCTTCAGTGACTTTGAGAACAAAACCCAGGTGTCTGATTGGAAGCGACTGGTTTACCTCATAGCTCAGAGATACATTGGTGAGACACGCAGGAAGGACACAGAGTGACCTCTGACCTCTAAGATGATATGATGTCATGCGGTGTGTCatgtaaaaatgtgtgtgtgtgtagagaagtACGGCTTGGACATCATCTCCCAGTGGAACTTCGAGACATGGAACGAGCCGAACAATCACGACTTCGACAACGTCACCATGACGATCCAGGGTAACGGACACAACACTAAAGAGGTGACAGTGAATGGAAATGGGCGTGTATCattgcagctgtgtgtgtgtgtgtgtgtgttccctcaGGGTTCCTGAATTACTACGATGCGTGTTTAGCCGGTCTGCGTGATGCGAGTGTGTATCTGAAGCTCGGTGGTCCGGGGGACTCATGTCACACTCCTCCTCACTCTCCGTACTGCTGGGCCTTACTGCAGCACTGCCACGACACACACAGCCTCCACTACATCGCCCTGCACAAGAAGGTGTGTGTTATAGCGGGAAGGTGGTACTTTAGCAGTGCTGAAGCAtttggtggagtgtgtgtgtgtgtgtgtgtgtgtgtgtgtgtgttacagggtggAGGTGGTACATTCCCAATCCTGCAGCAGTTGATTGACACGGTGCAGGAGATCCAGCAGCGGTTCCCTCTGTTTCGTTCACTTCCTGTTTATAACGACGAGGCCGATCCACTTGTCGGCTGGAACAAACCGCTTGTGTGGCGCGCTGATGTCACCTACGCTGCCATGGTGATCAAGGTACACACACCGCCTTCAGATACGTGTACGTGTTCATGAGATTCTACTTCTTAAACTTcatgcgctgtgtgtgtgtgtgtgtgttgtgtaggtGATCTCTCAGCACCAGGACCTGCTCATCGCTGACGTGAACAACACCATCAACTTCACGCTGCTGAGCAACGACAACGCGTTCCTGAGTTACTATCCGCACCAGTTCACCCAGCGCACGCTAACCGCCCGCTTCCAAATCAACAACACGCACACGCCTCATGTCCAGCTCATACGCAAACCCGTCCTCACCGCCATGGGCCTGCTCGCGCTGCTAGGTGCTGCACGCTTCCACTCCTCACACTCGCGGAGTCGCCCGCAACCGCACCACTCACCTACTGTTTAGTACACACACTGCGTTTGGGCTGGGCTGTTACCATGGAAACAGAGACACACCCTCACTTCACTGGGATAAATGTTTCTTTATTTTGTGCAGGTGAGCAGCAGGTGAAGGTTACCATGGTGACACGAGAGCCGCAGGAAGAGAGTTCAGTGGGCGTGCTGGCGAGCGTCCACACACCCCGACTCTCTCACGCTCGCACGCGCACTGCTGACAGCTGGCAGAGCAGCGTCCTCCTGTACAACTGCCGAGACAACAGCACCTCCAACGACTCGGACACCGTCACACTGAACATCACCGGAGCCCCCACAcacaccggtacacacacacacacacacttctatatTCCGCTACACACAGtgccgatgatgatgatgatgatgaaactgTGTGCTGTAGATGTGATGTATGTGATGCGCTACATGGACAACGCTGTCAGTAACCCGTATGAAGTGTGGAGGCAGATGGGCGGCCCAGATTACCCCACCCTGCAACAGCTCACACAGCTCAGGGCTCAagaggtctgtctctctctctctcacacacagcagaTGTATAGGTGTCTGTaagtagttgtgtgtgtgtgttcaggacgcTCAGACGGCCGGCCCCATCCCACTTCCTGCTCAGGGAGTTCTGTCTCTGAGTGTGAAGCTTCCTGTTCCCTCTATACTGCTCATCCACTTGTGTGCTCGGCCCACGCACACACCTGGACAAGTGAgacgcatgcatgcacacacacacacctctacctgGACTGCTCAGGACAGAAGCTTTCACTTTTTGAACACTGATGTGTttttcccgtgtgtgtgtgtgtgtgtgctgtttccTGTTGTGCAGGTGAACGGTTTGCGTTTCGTCTCCATCACTAAAGGCCAGGTCCTGATCGTGTGGAAAGACCGTGACATCAGCACCAAGTCTGATCCTCATCAGCTCTGAGTTTACATTAAGTGTTAAACGTCTCACACTGGTGCGACGCGTGCGGGTTTTTCTTCACACGTCTCCATCTCCCGTTTCTGGTTGCAGGTGTGTGAAGACGTACGAGGTGGAGTTCTCTCAGGATGGAGTTGCGTTTCAGAGGATCAATTTCAGAGACACCGTGTTCACCTCTCACACCTTCTCACCAGGTGAGCTGGATCACTTTAAACACTCACTGCTTTCCCACAGCTGCATTTCAGTCCAGATGTTCTAAACTAATCTGGATTACGAATAAGAACCCATAAAGTATATAGACACAGGAAATGAAACCATATGTAGCTGTGTGTGTGGCGGTGATTTCTCCTGCTGTTTGTCCCTCAGAGAGCCGGGATGTGTGCGGATCGTACAGAGTGAGAGCCGTGGACTTCTGGGGACGAGCGGGACGATATTCCCCTACGGAGAGATACACAGGGTTCTGCTGACACGGGGACACAGACTCCATCACAACACTCAGTTTTTCAGTTTAGATTTTGTTCACAATGTGTTTTAGATATAAATGAGTTTTATAATCGTGTTAAATGCTCAGTCATTGAGATTACTTTCCAGAACATTCCTTGTATTTCTGTGAGCCGTCAGGTGGTTCCGCTGGTGGATATTTACGGGGCCGCTGtggagtaagcagggtgaggttttgttttcagttgggtttctttgtttgttttgtaaacaatattacaggaaaacagctggatcaatcttcatgaaacttccaGGATCGATGGTCATTGGTCTCCGATAGAATCTCAAACAGTTTGAGCAGGCCTATTCAAATAGCGGCCCGGGGCCGAAATTGGCCCGATTGaaatttaatccggcccgcggcagattttttaaaacaaaacaaaaaaacatatctACGTATCTGCCGCGGTGCACAGTTTTCTCTACCGCTCTGGCACAGACCAGAGTACAGGTCGTCTCCATGGTGACACAAACTCATTCTCGCGATGTGACACTCCATGCAGCTCCAGCAGTGGCAACATGGCGCTGTCCAAGCAACATCGCAAAGTTGACAGAGAAAACCGTAAATTTCAAAGCGAATGGACTGAAAAGTACTTATTTACTTTGCAAACTACGGCAAGCGATAgacctgtgtgtttattgtgcaaTGAATCCGTAGCCAAAGAGTACaacgtgaagagacattttacaacaAACACGCTTCATTTTCTGAGCAATACCGAGAGGGCTCTGAGGAGAGACGAAGGAGAATAGACAGACTGGTAGCTTCTTTTGAACAAAGCCAGCGTGCAATTGGTGGCTTTTGCACAGAACAAGAGAGCTTTTATTGCATCTGTCTGAGTGGCGTGGATACTGACAAGAAAAAAGAGACCCTTCACCGAGTCGGAGACTATTAAAGACGGCATGCTGGCGGTTGTTGACGAAATGATTGTTGACCAAAAAATGAAAGACAACGTGTCCTCATCTATTAAAAAAGTACCATTTTTCATTATATTTCATAATAAAGGAAAAGAATAATGTACCctattttatttcatatattatgTACCTTAGTATAGTATATTTTAATTGCCTTTAGCTGATATCAATTTTATGTCAATTGTCTGTCCGGCCCTTACAAATTTTGTAATTTTCTAGTTTGGCCCCCCTGCAAATGTATTTGAATAGCCCTgagtttgagggt from Neoarius graeffei isolate fNeoGra1 chromosome 24, fNeoGra1.pri, whole genome shotgun sequence harbors:
- the idua gene encoding alpha-L-iduronidase, which translates into the protein MELCGAAAVLLFMMRVCWGSELHVEVRADTPVRKLTHFWRSTGFCPPQPHTSAHLYDLSKDQQLNLALIGSVPHAGLQQVRIHWLLELLSARIINGEYHYNFTYLDELMELLWQNGLQPGFELMGSVNNTFSDFENKTQVSDWKRLVYLIAQRYIEKYGLDIISQWNFETWNEPNNHDFDNVTMTIQGFLNYYDACLAGLRDASVYLKLGGPGDSCHTPPHSPYCWALLQHCHDTHSLHYIALHKKGGGGTFPILQQLIDTVQEIQQRFPLFRSLPVYNDEADPLVGWNKPLVWRADVTYAAMVIKVISQHQDLLIADVNNTINFTLLSNDNAFLSYYPHQFTQRTLTARFQINNTHTPHVQLIRKPVLTAMGLLALLGEQQVKVTMVTREPQEESSVGVLASVHTPRLSHARTRTADSWQSSVLLYNCRDNSTSNDSDTVTLNITGAPTHTDVMYVMRYMDNAVSNPYEVWRQMGGPDYPTLQQLTQLRAQEDAQTAGPIPLPAQGVLSLSVKLPVPSILLIHLCARPTHTPGQVNGLRFVSITKGQVLIVWKDRDISTKCVKTYEVEFSQDGVAFQRINFRDTVFTSHTFSPESRDVCGSYRVRAVDFWGRAGRYSPTERYTGFC